In Paenarthrobacter sp. GOM3, a single window of DNA contains:
- the rpoB gene encoding DNA-directed RNA polymerase subunit beta, with translation MVASSTSNNETANTASTDGATRRLSFAKIHEPLDVPNLLALQTDSFDWLVGNERWQARVAKAVEEGDLSVATTSGLADIFEEISPIEDFQGTMSLSFSEPEFADPKYTMAECKDRDATYSAPLYVKAEFMNNNTGEIKQQTVFMGDFPLMTEKGTFVVNGTERVVVSQLVRSPGAYFERTADKTSDKDIFTAKIIPSRGAWFELEIDKRDQVGVRLDRKRKQSVTVLLKALGWTEGQILEEFGQYDSMRATLEKDATETREDALLDIYRKLRPGEPPTVEAAQSLLDNLYFNAKRYDLAKVGRYKINRKLGIDRSLGDKEASVLHVEDIVAMIKFLVALHAGEKTLMGKRDGEDHELRVDIDDIDHFGNRRIRAVGELIENQVRTGLSRMERVVRERMTTQDVEAITPQTLINIRPVVAAIKEFFGTSQLSQFMDQNNPLSGLTHKRRLSALGPGGLSRDRAGMEVRDVHPSHYGRMCPIETPEGPNIGLIGSLASYGRINPFGFIETPYRLVSEGVVSDEVQYLTADDEAEVLIAQANAPLDADKKFSEETVLVRARGGGGEPVLVPAADVQFMDVSPRQMVSVATALIPFLEHDDANRALMGANMQRQAVPLVRSEAPFVGTGMERAAAVDAGDVVIAKKAGVVTEVSAELVVMINDDGTETNYRINKFARSNQGNCYNHRVLVNEGQRLEVGGIIADGPATDQGELALGKNLLVAFMSWEGHNFEDAIILSQRIVAEDVLSSIHIEEHEIDARDTKLGAEEITRDIPNVSEEVLAGLDERGIIHIGAEVEAGDILVGKVTPKGETELTPEERLLRAIFGEKSREVRDTSLKVPHGESGTVIGVRVFDRDNDDELPPGVNQLVRVYVAAKRKITDGDKLAGRHGNKGVISKILPIEDMPFLADGTPVDIVLNPLGVPGRMNVGQVLETHLGWVAKTGWKIEGEPEWVKNLPNLPRETGQTTVATPVFDGAREEEITGLLDSTNVTRDGDRLIDSSGKTRLFDGRSGEPFPDPISVGYMYILKLHHLVDDKIHARSTGPYSMITQQPLGGKAQFGGQRFGEMEVWALEAYGAAYTLQELLTIKSDDIHGRVKVYEAIVKGENIPEPGVPESFKVLIKEMQSLCLNVEVLSTDGTTIEMRDSDDAVFTAAEELGIDLSRAEPSSVEEV, from the coding sequence TTGGTCGCCTCGAGCACCTCTAATAACGAAACCGCTAACACGGCAAGCACCGATGGTGCCACCCGCCGCCTCTCATTCGCAAAGATTCACGAACCTCTTGATGTTCCGAATCTTCTCGCCCTGCAGACGGACAGCTTTGACTGGCTCGTCGGAAACGAACGCTGGCAGGCGCGGGTAGCGAAGGCTGTCGAGGAGGGCGACCTCAGCGTCGCCACCACCTCCGGACTTGCCGACATCTTCGAAGAGATCTCCCCCATCGAGGACTTCCAGGGCACCATGTCCCTGAGCTTCTCCGAGCCGGAGTTCGCTGACCCGAAGTACACCATGGCCGAATGTAAAGACCGTGACGCCACCTACTCGGCCCCGCTGTACGTCAAGGCCGAGTTCATGAACAACAACACGGGCGAAATCAAGCAGCAGACCGTGTTCATGGGCGACTTCCCCCTCATGACTGAGAAGGGAACGTTCGTCGTCAACGGCACCGAGCGTGTCGTCGTCTCCCAGCTGGTCCGTTCGCCGGGCGCCTACTTTGAGCGCACCGCAGACAAGACCAGTGACAAGGACATCTTCACCGCGAAGATCATCCCGTCCCGTGGTGCATGGTTCGAACTCGAAATCGACAAGCGCGACCAGGTCGGCGTTCGTCTTGACCGTAAGCGCAAGCAGTCGGTAACTGTTCTCCTGAAGGCACTCGGCTGGACCGAAGGCCAGATCCTGGAAGAGTTCGGCCAGTACGACTCCATGCGTGCAACGCTGGAGAAGGACGCCACCGAAACCCGCGAAGACGCCCTTCTGGACATCTACCGCAAGCTGCGCCCGGGCGAGCCGCCCACAGTCGAGGCTGCCCAGTCACTGCTGGACAACCTGTACTTCAACGCCAAGCGCTACGATCTGGCCAAGGTTGGCCGCTACAAGATCAACCGCAAGCTCGGCATCGACCGCTCCCTTGGCGACAAGGAAGCTTCGGTCCTGCACGTTGAAGACATCGTTGCCATGATCAAGTTCCTCGTTGCGCTCCACGCCGGCGAGAAGACCCTCATGGGCAAGCGCGATGGTGAAGACCACGAGCTCCGCGTCGACATCGACGACATCGACCACTTCGGCAACCGTCGCATCCGCGCCGTCGGCGAACTGATCGAGAACCAGGTCCGCACCGGCCTGTCCCGCATGGAGCGCGTCGTTCGCGAACGCATGACCACGCAGGACGTCGAAGCCATTACGCCGCAGACGCTGATCAACATCCGTCCCGTTGTCGCAGCCATCAAGGAGTTCTTCGGAACGTCCCAGCTGTCACAGTTCATGGACCAGAACAACCCGCTTTCGGGTTTGACCCACAAGCGCCGCCTGTCGGCTCTTGGCCCGGGTGGTCTGTCCCGTGACCGTGCAGGCATGGAAGTCCGAGACGTTCACCCGTCCCACTACGGACGTATGTGCCCCATCGAAACCCCTGAAGGCCCGAACATTGGTCTGATCGGTTCGTTGGCTTCCTACGGCCGCATCAACCCGTTCGGCTTCATCGAGACGCCGTACCGTTTGGTGTCCGAAGGTGTCGTTTCGGACGAGGTCCAGTACCTGACCGCCGACGACGAAGCAGAGGTCCTGATCGCACAGGCCAACGCTCCGCTGGACGCTGACAAGAAGTTCTCCGAAGAGACCGTCCTTGTCCGTGCCCGTGGTGGTGGAGGCGAGCCCGTTCTGGTTCCCGCTGCAGACGTTCAGTTCATGGACGTTTCCCCGCGCCAGATGGTGTCCGTGGCAACCGCCCTGATCCCGTTCCTCGAGCATGACGATGCAAACCGCGCACTCATGGGTGCCAACATGCAGCGCCAGGCCGTGCCGCTGGTCCGTTCCGAGGCTCCCTTCGTGGGCACCGGCATGGAGCGCGCAGCAGCCGTCGACGCCGGTGACGTTGTCATCGCGAAGAAGGCAGGTGTGGTCACCGAGGTTTCCGCCGAGCTCGTTGTCATGATCAACGACGACGGTACCGAGACCAACTACCGCATCAACAAGTTCGCCCGTTCCAACCAGGGCAACTGCTACAACCACCGCGTACTGGTCAACGAAGGCCAGCGCCTGGAAGTTGGCGGCATCATCGCTGACGGTCCCGCAACGGACCAGGGTGAGCTTGCCCTCGGTAAGAACCTGCTCGTGGCATTCATGTCATGGGAAGGCCACAACTTCGAGGACGCCATCATCCTGTCGCAGCGCATTGTTGCTGAGGATGTTCTTTCCTCCATCCACATCGAGGAGCACGAAATTGATGCCCGCGACACCAAGCTTGGTGCCGAGGAAATCACCCGTGACATCCCCAACGTGTCCGAGGAAGTCCTGGCAGGCCTGGACGAGCGCGGCATCATCCACATCGGTGCCGAGGTTGAAGCAGGCGACATCCTGGTAGGTAAGGTCACCCCCAAGGGTGAAACCGAACTGACCCCGGAAGAGCGCCTCCTCCGCGCCATCTTCGGTGAGAAGTCCCGCGAAGTCCGTGACACCTCCTTGAAGGTTCCCCACGGCGAGTCCGGTACGGTCATCGGCGTGCGCGTCTTCGACCGCGACAACGACGACGAACTGCCACCGGGCGTGAACCAGCTGGTACGCGTCTACGTTGCAGCCAAGCGTAAGATCACCGACGGCGACAAGCTCGCCGGCCGTCACGGCAACAAGGGTGTTATCTCCAAGATCCTCCCGATCGAGGACATGCCCTTCCTTGCAGACGGTACCCCGGTGGACATCGTCCTGAACCCGCTTGGTGTTCCGGGTCGAATGAACGTTGGCCAGGTCCTGGAAACCCACCTCGGTTGGGTTGCCAAGACCGGTTGGAAGATCGAAGGCGAGCCGGAATGGGTCAAGAACCTGCCGAACCTGCCCCGTGAAACCGGCCAGACCACCGTTGCCACCCCGGTGTTCGATGGCGCCCGTGAAGAAGAAATCACTGGCCTGCTCGACTCCACCAACGTGACCCGCGACGGCGACCGCCTGATCGACTCCTCCGGCAAGACCCGTCTGTTCGACGGCCGCTCCGGCGAGCCGTTCCCGGACCCGATCTCCGTCGGTTACATGTACATCCTGAAGCTCCACCACTTGGTGGACGACAAGATCCACGCGCGCTCCACCGGCCCGTACTCCATGATCACGCAGCAGCCGCTGGGTGGTAAGGCTCAGTTCGGTGGCCAGCGCTTCGGTGAAATGGAAGTGTGGGCGCTCGAAGCTTACGGTGCCGCCTACACGCTTCAGGAACTCCTCACGATCAAGTCGGATGACATCCACGGTCGTGTGAAGGTCTACGAAGCCATCGTCAAGGGCGAGAACATCCCTGAGCCTGGCGTTCCCGAGTCCTTCAAGGTCTTGATCAAGGAAATGCAGTCGTTGTGCCTGAACGTGGAAGTTCTTTCCACCGACGGAACCACGATCGAAATGCGTGACTCTGATGACGCAGTCTTCACGGCTGCGGAAGAACTGGGCATCGATCTGTCTCGTGCAGAGCCCAGTTCCGTAGAAGAGGTTTAG
- a CDS encoding acetyl-CoA C-acetyltransferase: MTNSADDNDVVILAASRTPQGRLNGQLAGFTAVDLGAHAITAALAASGAKAEQVDAVIMGQVLQAGAGQNPARQSAIAAGIGWNIPAVTINKVCLSGLTAVIDAARMIRSGDATVVVAGGQESMTRAPHLLPGSRQGWTYGAIQALDVAAHDGLTDAFDGQSMGLSTETKNVTLGIDRTSQDEVAAASHQRAAAAIADGTFDVEIAPVSVKQRKGEPVVLTTDEGVRPNTTVETLAPLKAAFATDGTITAGNSSPLSDGASALVLASRRFAEDNGLEYLAVVGKPGQVAGPDNSLHSQPSNAIAQALKRAGWTAEDLDFIEINEAFGSVAVQSLKDLSYPLEKCNIHGGAIALGHPIGASGARLALHAAHELKRRGTGKAAVSLCGGGGQGEALLLYRD; encoded by the coding sequence ATGACCAACTCCGCTGACGACAATGATGTTGTCATCCTTGCCGCTTCCCGCACCCCACAGGGTCGGCTCAACGGGCAACTGGCGGGCTTCACCGCCGTCGACCTTGGCGCACACGCCATAACGGCCGCCCTGGCGGCCAGCGGCGCCAAAGCCGAACAGGTGGACGCCGTCATCATGGGCCAGGTCCTGCAAGCCGGCGCCGGGCAGAACCCCGCCCGCCAGAGCGCCATCGCTGCGGGCATTGGGTGGAATATCCCGGCCGTGACCATCAACAAGGTGTGCCTCTCCGGCTTGACTGCGGTGATCGATGCCGCGCGCATGATCCGCAGCGGGGACGCGACCGTGGTGGTTGCCGGCGGCCAGGAATCCATGACCCGCGCACCCCACCTCCTGCCGGGATCCCGGCAAGGGTGGACTTACGGGGCCATCCAGGCCCTCGACGTCGCCGCTCACGACGGCCTGACAGACGCCTTCGATGGCCAGTCCATGGGCCTTTCCACCGAAACCAAGAACGTCACCCTGGGCATTGACCGCACATCCCAGGATGAGGTTGCGGCCGCTTCACACCAGCGGGCCGCCGCCGCGATCGCCGACGGAACGTTCGACGTCGAAATTGCTCCGGTCAGCGTGAAGCAGCGCAAGGGCGAGCCGGTGGTACTCACCACGGACGAAGGCGTGCGACCCAACACCACTGTTGAAACACTGGCTCCACTCAAGGCCGCCTTCGCCACCGACGGCACCATCACCGCAGGGAATTCCTCCCCCCTGTCCGACGGCGCCTCCGCACTGGTGCTGGCAAGTCGCCGCTTTGCCGAGGACAACGGCTTGGAGTACCTAGCCGTGGTGGGAAAGCCCGGCCAGGTAGCCGGACCCGACAACTCGCTTCACTCCCAGCCGTCGAATGCCATCGCCCAAGCCCTGAAGCGGGCAGGTTGGACAGCAGAGGACCTCGACTTCATCGAGATCAATGAAGCGTTCGGTTCGGTGGCCGTCCAGTCCCTGAAGGACCTCAGCTATCCGCTGGAAAAGTGCAACATCCACGGCGGTGCCATCGCACTGGGGCACCCCATCGGCGCGTCCGGCGCGAGGTTGGCCCTCCACGCAGCCCACGAGCTCAAGCGCAGGGGAACGGGCAAAGCGGCCGTTTCGCTGTGCGGTGGCGGCGGGCAGGGCGAAGCCCTCCTCCTGTACCGCGACTGA
- a CDS encoding aminoacyl-tRNA deacylase, whose amino-acid sequence MTGKVKDGAERFLNDAAARGLDVDVVERPAANSLEEAAGILGISPADIVKSLVVKHRDGSFLFALIPGDRQISWPKLRALVGVNKLSLPHADVALAATGYERGTITPLGSTTPWPVYADATITGRRISMGAGAHGRSAFVDADALTAALGATVADISEPS is encoded by the coding sequence ATGACTGGGAAAGTGAAGGACGGCGCCGAGCGCTTCCTGAACGATGCCGCCGCCCGCGGACTGGACGTCGACGTCGTCGAACGTCCCGCCGCCAACAGCCTTGAAGAGGCGGCCGGCATCCTGGGCATCAGCCCAGCCGACATTGTGAAGTCATTGGTGGTAAAGCACCGCGATGGCAGCTTCCTGTTCGCGCTCATCCCGGGAGATCGCCAGATTTCCTGGCCCAAGCTGCGGGCGCTGGTGGGAGTCAACAAGCTCTCGCTCCCCCACGCCGACGTGGCCTTGGCTGCAACCGGCTACGAACGCGGAACCATCACGCCCCTGGGCAGTACCACGCCGTGGCCCGTGTATGCGGACGCCACTATTACGGGGCGCCGAATCTCCATGGGCGCAGGTGCGCATGGACGCAGCGCATTCGTCGACGCCGACGCACTCACGGCTGCACTCGGGGCCACCGTAGCGGACATCAGCGAACCCTCCTAG
- the rplL gene encoding 50S ribosomal protein L7/L12 has translation MAKLSNEELIEAFKELTIIELSEFVKLFEETFEVTAAAVAVAGPAAGGAAEAAEEKTEFDVVLEAAGDKKIAVIKEVRAITSLGLKEAKDLVDSAPKAVLEGATKEAAEKAKAQLEEAGATVTLK, from the coding sequence ATGGCGAAGCTCAGCAACGAAGAGCTCATTGAAGCTTTCAAGGAACTGACCATCATCGAGCTCTCCGAGTTCGTCAAGCTCTTCGAAGAGACCTTCGAAGTTACGGCTGCTGCTGTTGCAGTTGCTGGCCCCGCTGCCGGCGGTGCTGCTGAAGCTGCTGAAGAGAAGACCGAATTCGACGTCGTTCTCGAAGCTGCTGGCGACAAGAAGATCGCAGTGATCAAGGAAGTTCGCGCCATCACCTCCCTCGGCCTCAAGGAAGCCAAGGACCTGGTTGACAGCGCACCGAAGGCTGTTCTCGAAGGCGCCACCAAGGAAGCCGCAGAGAAGGCAAAGGCTCAGCTCGAAGAAGCTGGCGCAACGGTTACCCTCAAGTAA
- the rplJ gene encoding 50S ribosomal protein L10, which yields MTTPSKVSAVAEITNDFKESNAAVLTEYRGLTVAQLKELRVALGQDTKFSVVKNTLSAIAAKEAGVEAFNDQLAGPTAIAFIKGDAVAAAKSLTDFAKANKQLVIKTGVFEGKALDAAGVAALAALESRELQLARVAGVLKAPASAAARIIDALRLKLEEEGGASAPAAEEAPAEEAAVEVAAEEVAAPAEAAEAATEEN from the coding sequence ATGACAACGCCTAGCAAGGTCTCCGCAGTTGCAGAGATCACCAACGATTTCAAGGAATCGAACGCGGCTGTCCTGACCGAATACCGCGGGCTCACTGTTGCACAGCTCAAGGAACTGCGTGTTGCGCTCGGCCAGGACACCAAGTTCTCGGTCGTCAAGAACACCCTGAGCGCTATTGCAGCCAAGGAAGCTGGAGTTGAAGCATTCAACGATCAGCTTGCTGGCCCCACTGCAATCGCCTTCATCAAGGGTGACGCTGTTGCTGCTGCCAAGAGCCTGACGGACTTTGCCAAGGCCAACAAGCAGCTGGTTATCAAGACCGGCGTCTTCGAAGGCAAGGCATTGGACGCAGCAGGAGTTGCCGCACTGGCAGCCCTCGAGTCCCGCGAACTGCAGCTTGCCCGTGTTGCTGGTGTCCTCAAGGCTCCTGCATCCGCTGCTGCACGCATCATCGACGCTCTGCGCCTCAAGCTTGAAGAAGAGGGCGGCGCATCTGCACCGGCCGCTGAAGAAGCCCCGGCCGAAGAAGCAGCTGTTGAGGTTGCTGCTGAAGAGGTTGCGGCTCCGGCCGAAGCCGCTGAAGCTGCAACCGAAGAGAACTAA
- a CDS encoding GNAT family N-acetyltransferase, with protein MAETAGMTVDEAKTVHIEQLWVPDTVDSPDATDFLAAVEVGRRVRMETWGSDDLAYTPLEKLLEFSDPYERQIILVAKLDGDIVGTVDIALPLADNMDLAEFTLDILPEFQRRGVGRQLLEAAEQLARAEGRTMVLVDTNHPATSLTEIPEDQLIPGSGAGFVPVSSREVDFAKQAGYTLQHIEQFSSCALPLDSKLAAALQLEADDANGGRYALHHWTDRCPEPWLEAVAALENAAGEVVREDGEEEAPEVEASGMVFDPVVLRETEDAALAQGRRTVVTAVEHVESGRIVGLTTISVLAHRQDVVFQDDTLVLQEHRGNKLGLLIKVANMERLSEQFPDARVIYTWNAPENRYLLTVNKQLGFATAGVTGLWQKELPGRGSGATTSD; from the coding sequence ATGGCAGAAACGGCTGGGATGACTGTAGACGAGGCGAAGACCGTTCACATCGAGCAGCTCTGGGTGCCTGACACCGTGGACAGCCCTGATGCAACTGATTTCCTGGCCGCCGTGGAAGTAGGGCGCAGGGTCCGCATGGAGACGTGGGGGAGTGACGACCTCGCCTACACGCCCTTGGAGAAGCTGCTTGAGTTTTCCGATCCGTATGAGCGCCAGATCATCCTGGTGGCCAAATTGGACGGCGACATCGTAGGCACGGTGGATATCGCCCTTCCCTTGGCGGACAACATGGACCTGGCCGAGTTCACCTTGGACATCCTTCCTGAATTCCAGCGCCGTGGTGTAGGACGCCAGTTGCTGGAAGCCGCCGAGCAATTGGCCCGGGCAGAGGGCCGCACCATGGTCCTGGTTGACACGAACCATCCGGCTACGTCCCTCACCGAGATACCCGAAGACCAACTGATTCCCGGAAGCGGAGCAGGCTTTGTTCCTGTCAGCAGCCGGGAGGTGGACTTTGCCAAGCAGGCCGGCTACACACTCCAGCACATCGAACAATTCAGTTCCTGCGCGCTGCCGCTCGACTCCAAGCTGGCTGCGGCCCTGCAGCTGGAAGCCGACGACGCCAACGGCGGCCGCTACGCACTGCACCATTGGACCGACCGCTGCCCTGAACCCTGGTTGGAGGCCGTGGCCGCGTTGGAGAACGCAGCCGGCGAGGTAGTCCGTGAGGACGGTGAAGAGGAAGCTCCCGAAGTGGAGGCCAGCGGCATGGTTTTCGATCCCGTTGTCCTGCGCGAAACCGAGGACGCCGCATTGGCGCAGGGACGGCGAACGGTGGTCACCGCCGTCGAGCATGTGGAGAGCGGACGCATCGTGGGCCTGACCACCATCAGCGTCCTGGCGCACCGCCAGGATGTGGTGTTCCAGGACGACACGCTGGTCCTCCAGGAACACCGGGGCAACAAGCTGGGCCTGCTGATCAAGGTGGCCAACATGGAAAGGCTCAGCGAGCAGTTCCCTGATGCCCGCGTGATCTACACATGGAATGCGCCCGAGAACCGTTACCTCCTCACCGTGAACAAGCAGCTTGGATTCGCGACGGCGGGCGTCACCGGATTATGGCAAAAGGAACTTCCGGGGCGGGGATCGGGAGCAACGACGTCGGACTAG
- a CDS encoding GNAT family N-acetyltransferase has protein sequence MSTSNFSARGGLSVERVAVPKSPDASGSADFRAFHELEEAHELELWGNLDRCATFAEAVLFWQGNSYEERQVFLARLDGTVVGSGTLTLPLSENTTTAGVDVLVSAPYRRRGFGSVILKVLEDLARGRARVSFDAYCGAPIQLVAPGTAVLESKSGAGAVPLDSAPTRFALHHGYSLEQVETSSVLPFPPAEALLRECEAGVASKAAGYSLITWPDSCPEDLVDAFARLKGLMSTEVPLAGLGWEGEDWDAARVRQDEATWQASGGASLTAAARHDATGELAAYTVLTHRDARPAVIYQEDTLVAPGHRGHGLGMLVKIANLRRAKESWPGATSVLTWNANENRHMLAINIALGFKPSGFEGEWQKRLG, from the coding sequence GTGTCGACGTCGAACTTTTCTGCACGTGGGGGGCTGTCCGTAGAGCGGGTCGCCGTCCCTAAAAGTCCTGACGCCAGCGGATCGGCGGACTTCCGCGCTTTCCATGAGTTGGAAGAGGCCCACGAACTGGAACTCTGGGGCAACCTGGACCGCTGTGCCACCTTCGCCGAGGCGGTGCTCTTTTGGCAGGGCAACAGCTACGAAGAACGGCAGGTTTTCCTCGCCCGCCTTGACGGCACCGTAGTGGGCAGCGGAACTTTGACGCTTCCATTGAGCGAGAACACGACGACGGCGGGCGTGGACGTCCTGGTCAGCGCACCTTATCGTCGGCGAGGCTTTGGGTCGGTGATCCTGAAGGTTTTGGAGGATCTGGCGCGAGGACGGGCACGGGTGTCGTTCGATGCCTATTGTGGGGCACCCATCCAGCTTGTGGCGCCCGGCACGGCAGTCCTCGAGTCAAAATCGGGGGCAGGCGCCGTGCCCTTGGACTCAGCGCCGACCCGGTTCGCCCTGCACCATGGCTATTCGTTGGAACAGGTGGAAACAAGCAGCGTGCTGCCATTTCCGCCGGCTGAGGCATTGCTCCGGGAGTGCGAAGCAGGAGTGGCGAGCAAAGCCGCGGGGTACAGCCTTATAACGTGGCCGGACAGCTGCCCGGAGGACCTGGTGGACGCCTTTGCCCGGCTCAAGGGGTTGATGAGCACCGAGGTCCCTCTCGCTGGCTTGGGCTGGGAGGGCGAGGACTGGGATGCAGCACGGGTGCGCCAGGACGAAGCGACATGGCAGGCCAGTGGTGGTGCTTCGCTAACGGCGGCAGCACGGCACGACGCCACCGGCGAACTGGCTGCCTACACGGTACTCACGCACCGGGACGCCAGGCCCGCAGTGATCTATCAGGAGGACACCCTGGTGGCTCCGGGACACCGCGGGCATGGCTTGGGAATGTTGGTGAAGATCGCCAACCTGCGTCGTGCCAAGGAGTCCTGGCCGGGCGCCACGTCGGTGTTGACATGGAACGCCAATGAAAACCGGCATATGCTGGCCATAAATATCGCCCTGGGATTCAAGCCCTCCGGCTTTGAAGGCGAATGGCAGAAACGGCTGGGATGA
- the rplA gene encoding 50S ribosomal protein L1, translating into MAKRSKAYEAAVAKIEADKVYAPVEAINLAKDTNPSKFDATVEVAFRLGVDPRKADQMVRGTVNLPHGTGKTARVLVFATGDKAEAAIAAGADFVGSDDLIEKIAAGWTDFDAAVATPDLMGKVGRLGKVLGPRNLMPNPKTGTVTPDVTKAVNDIKGGKIDFRVDKHSNLHFIIGKVSFDANKLAENYAAALEEVLRLKPSASKGRYIQKATVATTFGPGITVDPNVTKVLTDA; encoded by the coding sequence ATGGCAAAGCGCAGCAAAGCATATGAGGCAGCCGTAGCCAAGATCGAGGCGGACAAGGTTTACGCCCCGGTCGAGGCCATTAACCTCGCGAAGGACACCAACCCTTCCAAGTTCGACGCAACCGTTGAGGTCGCTTTCCGTTTGGGCGTTGACCCGCGTAAGGCCGACCAGATGGTTCGTGGCACCGTCAACCTGCCGCACGGCACCGGTAAGACTGCCCGCGTCCTCGTTTTCGCAACCGGTGACAAGGCTGAAGCAGCAATCGCTGCCGGTGCCGACTTCGTTGGTTCCGATGACCTGATCGAAAAGATCGCAGCCGGCTGGACCGACTTCGACGCCGCAGTGGCAACCCCTGACCTCATGGGCAAGGTTGGCCGCCTCGGTAAGGTCCTCGGCCCGCGTAACCTCATGCCGAACCCGAAGACCGGTACGGTTACCCCGGATGTCACCAAGGCTGTCAACGACATCAAGGGCGGCAAGATCGACTTCCGCGTCGACAAGCACTCGAACCTGCACTTCATCATCGGCAAGGTTTCCTTCGACGCCAACAAGCTGGCCGAGAACTACGCAGCTGCACTGGAAGAGGTGCTTCGTTTGAAGCCGTCCGCTTCCAAGGGCCGCTACATCCAGAAGGCCACCGTTGCCACCACGTTCGGTCCGGGCATCACCGTTGACCCGAACGTCACCAAGGTCCTCACCGACGCGTAA
- the rplK gene encoding 50S ribosomal protein L11 encodes MAPKKKVTGLIKLQIQAGAANPAPPIGPALGQHGVNIMEFCKAYNAATESQRGNVIPVEITVYEDRSFTFITKTPPAAELIKKAAGVAKGSATPHTVKVAKLTQAQVEEIASTKMEDLNANDIKAAALIIAGTARSMGITVEG; translated from the coding sequence TTGGCTCCCAAGAAGAAGGTCACCGGCCTCATCAAGCTGCAGATCCAGGCAGGTGCCGCTAACCCGGCTCCGCCGATCGGTCCTGCGCTTGGCCAGCACGGTGTCAACATCATGGAATTCTGCAAGGCGTACAACGCTGCAACGGAATCCCAGCGCGGAAACGTTATCCCGGTTGAAATCACGGTTTACGAAGACCGTTCCTTCACCTTCATCACCAAGACCCCGCCGGCTGCAGAGCTCATCAAGAAGGCTGCAGGCGTTGCCAAGGGTTCCGCTACCCCGCACACCGTCAAGGTTGCCAAGCTGACCCAGGCACAGGTTGAAGAGATCGCTTCCACCAAGATGGAAGACCTCAACGCCAACGACATCAAGGCAGCCGCCCTGATCATCGCAGGCACCGCCCGTTCCATGGGCATCACGGTAGAGGGCTGA
- the nusG gene encoding transcription termination/antitermination protein NusG: protein MSEQELEVNETELEEPAESTDDSAAEAAEESEVDSAAPESADADDSEDAFEADVDDESDDASAVADDEDASEESDGDALAAAAAAAPVDPAEEFKGKLRRQEGDWYVIHSYAGYENRVKANLETRIQTLDMEDYIFEIQVPMEEVVEIKNAQRKVINRVRIPGYVLVRMDLTDASWGAVRHTPGVTGFVGNAHNPVPLRLDEVFSMLAPVFEEEQAEQGKPVNKQNQAPVAVDFEVGESVIVKEGPFETLPATISEIKPESQTLVVLVSIFERETPVTLAFNQVTKI from the coding sequence GTGTCTGAGCAGGAGCTCGAGGTAAACGAGACTGAGCTGGAAGAGCCCGCTGAAAGCACGGACGACTCTGCAGCCGAGGCTGCGGAAGAGTCCGAGGTGGATTCCGCTGCGCCCGAATCTGCCGACGCCGACGATTCCGAAGACGCTTTCGAAGCTGACGTGGATGACGAGTCGGACGATGCGTCCGCTGTCGCAGACGACGAGGATGCTTCGGAAGAGTCCGACGGCGACGCCCTGGCTGCCGCTGCTGCTGCAGCACCCGTGGATCCCGCTGAGGAATTCAAGGGCAAGCTCCGCCGCCAGGAGGGTGACTGGTACGTCATCCACTCCTACGCAGGCTACGAGAACCGCGTCAAGGCCAACCTTGAGACCCGCATCCAGACCCTGGACATGGAAGATTACATCTTCGAAATCCAGGTGCCCATGGAAGAGGTCGTCGAGATCAAGAACGCGCAGCGCAAGGTCATCAACCGCGTGCGCATCCCCGGTTACGTTCTTGTCCGCATGGACCTGACCGACGCTTCCTGGGGCGCCGTCCGCCACACTCCCGGTGTAACAGGCTTCGTGGGCAACGCCCACAACCCGGTTCCGCTGCGCTTGGATGAGGTCTTCTCCATGCTCGCCCCGGTCTTCGAAGAAGAGCAGGCAGAGCAGGGCAAGCCGGTCAACAAGCAGAACCAGGCTCCCGTGGCCGTCGACTTCGAGGTCGGCGAATCGGTCATCGTCAAGGAAGGCCCTTTCGAGACCCTCCCGGCCACGATCTCGGAAATCAAGCCCGAGTCCCAGACCCTGGTGGTGCTGGTCTCGATCTTCGAGCGCGAAACCCCGGTGACGCTCGCATTCAACCAGGTCACCAAGATCTAG